The following are encoded together in the Candidatus Methylomirabilis sp. genome:
- a CDS encoding response regulator — MPRSAARPPRSLARWRVLLMDDEPTILLTLGHYLQALGAEVVPCREFTAAAAALRARPFDLILADLRMSGANNTDGLRLLRLARRVAPKTRVVVMTGYGSEDARREVLESGGEYRTKPIDLDDLKALVR, encoded by the coding sequence ATGCCACGGTCCGCAGCCCGCCCTCCACGCTCCCTGGCCCGCTGGCGGGTCCTCCTCATGGACGACGAACCCACCATCCTGCTCACCCTGGGGCACTACCTGCAGGCCCTGGGGGCGGAAGTGGTCCCCTGCCGCGAGTTCACCGCTGCCGCTGCCGCCCTGCGGGCCCGGCCGTTCGACCTGATCCTCGCCGATCTCCGGATGTCGGGGGCGAACAACACCGACGGCCTCCGCCTGCTCCGGCTGGCCCGGCGGGTGGCGCCCAAGACCCGGGTCGTGGTCATGACCGGCTACGGTTCGGAGGATGCCCGGCGGGAGGTGCTGGAGAGCGGCGGCGAGTACCGCACGAAGCCGATCGACCTGGATGACCTCAAGG
- a CDS encoding sigma-54 dependent transcriptional regulator, with product MNPTLLIIDDERTIRLSLRHHFQKKGFRVVEADTAAQGLAAAAEHGPDVVLLDLKLPDLDGLATLEKLRGAHPDAAVIMLTGHGKIKDAVAAMKMGAAHFLTKGADLEEVDVQVEKALERLRVEREVAYYRQRQGSEGALPGEAPSIRELNRLIDLLAESPHTTVLISGESGTGKELVARAIHGKSIRRENPFMEINCAGLSENLLDSELFGHERGAFTDAKTMKRGLLEVADGGTVFLDEIGDMPVAVQPKLLKVLETKSFRRVGGTRDISVDVRIITATNRDLVKRVSEGRFREDLYYRLRVMPLVTPPLRERGADILILANLFVQEFKALLKKQVKGFSKEALGILMAYPWPGNVRELKNLTERAMILCPGDLLLPTHLPAELQALAGSAPPLPALPVEETAGVAPPALSPVERKGEFARLDQIEKDYIKQVLAATDGNRSQTARILGISRSTLQDKIKRYRI from the coding sequence ATGAATCCGACGCTCCTCATCATCGACGACGAGCGGACGATCCGCCTGAGCCTGCGCCACCACTTCCAGAAGAAGGGCTTCCGGGTGGTGGAGGCGGACACGGCCGCCCAGGGTCTCGCCGCCGCCGCCGAGCACGGGCCGGATGTCGTCCTCCTCGACCTGAAGCTGCCCGACCTGGACGGGCTCGCCACCCTCGAGAAGCTCCGCGGGGCCCACCCGGATGCCGCCGTCATCATGCTGACCGGCCACGGGAAGATCAAGGACGCGGTGGCCGCCATGAAGATGGGGGCGGCCCACTTCCTCACGAAGGGGGCCGACCTGGAGGAGGTGGATGTCCAGGTGGAGAAGGCCCTGGAGCGGCTCCGGGTGGAGCGGGAGGTCGCCTACTACCGCCAGCGCCAGGGATCGGAGGGGGCCCTCCCCGGCGAGGCGCCGAGCATCCGGGAGCTGAATCGGCTCATCGATCTGTTGGCTGAGAGCCCGCACACCACCGTCCTCATCTCGGGGGAGAGCGGGACCGGCAAGGAGCTCGTCGCCCGAGCGATCCACGGCAAGAGTATCCGGCGGGAGAATCCTTTCATGGAGATCAACTGCGCCGGGCTGAGCGAGAACCTGCTCGATTCCGAGCTCTTCGGCCACGAGCGAGGGGCCTTCACCGACGCCAAGACGATGAAGCGGGGGTTGCTGGAGGTGGCGGACGGCGGGACCGTCTTCCTCGACGAGATCGGCGACATGCCGGTGGCCGTCCAACCGAAGCTCCTGAAGGTGCTGGAGACCAAGAGCTTCCGCCGGGTGGGCGGGACGCGGGACATCTCCGTGGATGTCCGCATCATCACGGCCACCAACCGGGACCTGGTAAAGCGGGTCTCCGAGGGGCGCTTCCGGGAGGACCTCTACTACCGACTGCGGGTGATGCCCCTCGTCACCCCTCCGCTCCGGGAGCGGGGAGCGGACATCCTCATCCTGGCGAACCTCTTCGTGCAGGAGTTCAAGGCCCTCCTGAAAAAGCAGGTGAAGGGGTTCTCCAAGGAGGCCCTGGGGATCCTCATGGCCTACCCCTGGCCTGGGAACGTCCGGGAGCTGAAGAATCTCACCGAGCGGGCCATGATCCTGTGCCCGGGGGACCTGCTCCTCCCGACGCACCTACCGGCCGAGCTCCAGGCCCTGGCCGGGAGTGCGCCACCCCTTCCCGCGCTGCCCGTCGAGGAGACGGCCGGGGTGGCCCCCCCCGCCCTCTCACCGGTCGAGCGGAAGGGGGAGTTTGCCCGCCTGGACCAGATCGAGAAGGACTACATCAAGCAGGTCCTGGCCGCCACCGACGGCAACCGGAGCCAGACCGCCCGGATCCTCGGCATCTCCCGCTCCACCCTCCAGGACAAGATCAAGCGCTACCGGATCTAA